CTTGTGGAATACATGATCAAATCGATCAAGAATTGTTTATATATTGTGTGAATCCTTGGAAGTTGGAATTGAGAATTAAAGTCATTCTTTATCAAATCATATACTCTAAATTTTAGGTTTTCAATGCAGCAACCTAAGGAATAATTGAATGATGTCACAATGAATGAAATCTAGTCACAATATTTATTAAACTATGTATTTCCTATTATAAGTCTAGTGGTTAGACCTAAATTATCTCTCACACATCAATATTAGATATGTTCGAAACTTATTAGcaattgattatattattactgaactaaaatatcattaaatgaattataatattaaattattttttagcaaAACAAAACATGACACTTGATTGTAGTCCACAAAATTTTATAGGAAAATTCTAACAAGATATATGCATTGGTGGATCTAGATGAATGTTATGGAACGCAGTTGCAACACGAAACTGAGAGAGCTTTACTGGTGGCTACATGTAAGAACTCTGAAGAATTAATCCATACCTGATTGGTGAAATCCCATATATAGAAATTGAACGATTTGGCGGGAAAAGTCACGAGGTCATTAGAAAGCATGGGAGACATGTGGCAAATGGTTATAGTCACTAAAGATGTGTGATAATGTCAAAATTAGTCCATCAATCTTTAGAGGTCAGTGCAAATAAAGTTGGTATTGATGCACGTTGATTACAAGAGTTAACCTAAATCAAAGATCAGATTGATTTTCGGTACAAGAGGTCGTGATACATAAAATAATGTGATCTATCTTTCAAGGCCTACTTTCATTATGGTTGAATGACAGAATGGTAAAGAAAGACCGATagataacaataatattttattaattttttgtttatatatatatatatatattattttaatttgtcctAAAATACTATATACATGTAGTTTATTaaggatttaattaataaatataattatacttttGTACAGTCAAATTCCTCTCCAACTTACTGTACTGTATGAAGTTGTGGCCTGTGGGCATAAGAAATTGTTTAGTTTTTACTCACAGGACAAAATTAATTAGAACGAGCCTAGGAGGGTATTACGGGTTGCATAAACATTAAACAGAAAATATAggtctaaataaataaataaaagagttattttttttcagtAATACGTGACGTCTCCCGGTCCATATAATCTTGTATTGAAGCAAACGGCGCCGTGTCGCACAGAATAAAGCGTTTGTTAGTAACTTAACGTCGTTACCCGCCGCAACGACGTTTGTAAACGGAGTGCATGAGTTGACGGAGAAAGGAGATGAAATGGATGGAGAGAAGAGCTATATAAAAACATCTCTCATCTCAATTATGAATTCTGAACTCAAGACACAACATAGCATAGAAAGAGAAAGCGCAGGGTCCGACCCGATACCTCATCTTTCGCCCTAGTGCTCGTTTTCAGAGCTGCAAAGGAATCGACACAGAAAGTGATTAAAAAAGGGAGAAGATATCTTTGGTGTCAAACGCTCCCTGATTCTTCTGCTGTGGACTCCACTTCTCTACTGTTCCACCTCTCCACACTACGGTAATTATGTCTTTCTTCATGGAATTTCACTCGCACTTTTATCTTGTCATCTTTCGGAtctttactttttatttgttcAAGTTTCTGAATTACGGGTGTGCTGAGTTTTGATTTGTTTGGTAAGTACTAGTTTAGAACAGAAAGCGCGTTAATTTTTCAAAGTTGAATTGTGattgtgtgttttgtttgatttgatttcagATTCTGTGAAATCTCTGAACGAACGCTCTGTAATTGGTGATTTTGGAGCCGAACTGTTTCGTCCAATGAAAATCAATCGCGAAAGTTTCCGTTGATAAGTCGTGGAGAATTTACTGGTAAAATTTGATCCAGTTAAAACAGTTATTCGTTGGCGAAATTGAGTGAATGCGTCTCCGATCTTCAGCCGGCCGGGGACGTAATCTGAGAAGATCTGAGAATTTTTAATACTAACCGAAGCTGCAAGTTCTCGAATCCCGTGTTCGTTTCCGAATTCAAACGGGATCGAATTCTATGAGATTTCATCTCCGGAAGGAGCGAAATTCAAAATTCCGTTGAATTACcgggaaggaaaaggaaaacaGAAAAACGGAAAAGCATCATATTCAGGTTTTGATGGAGCTTCCTCAAGCACGCCCCCTTGGAACCGAAGGTAGTTCCTGATAGTAGTTGGTCCTATTTTTcccagaaaataaataaaaatgaaataattaattagtttatttgaatttgTTGGTATGAGATTTTCTGATTTTTTCCGGGAACACGAGCAGGGAGGAAACCGACCCATGACTTTCTGTCACTCTACAGTAATTCAACTGCCCAACAAGATCCAAGGCCACCTTCTCAAGGTATTccgctttttaatttttgattattatgcaAAGCGATTCACTGTGagagttttttcttcttcttcttttctctgttttttgCCGTTTTTTCTCTGACGTGGGATCGTGGTGTAAATATCTTATAAATTCCACATCACGGtcaatttctttaaataattcaattagtTATGTACATCATGGTTGCTGGTGCACGTGACCGCTATTTAATCAAAGGATCTGAGCCATGAATCTCATGGTTTGCGTATTTATCATTGTGTGGTGTTTTTATTGATATCTGTCGTTTGATGGCTTTCCCATCGAACGGAGAAGTGTCAATCAGAACGTATTTAAACCGTTTGATAAAAGGTTGGGTGGGGCATGGGGATGGTTGGGGGCCCCAATTTGGAATTGGAGTTGCAGGTGATTTGACGTTTCGCATCTGGTCTTTGTTGTGGAGGGAATGGCGTCCTCGTGTAGGTGTATGtagttttccttttctcttcattTGTGAAAGAAATTACTCTCCCAGCtcacaaacaattttttatttttcctcaatGAGGAAATGAAAACGAAAACGAAAGACTTGGATGCATCTATGTTCTTTCTTTGGGCGCTATATATTTATTTCGCTCCCTTTTTTCCCAAAGCGAAAggtttgtttgtctctttggCTCAAGTTTTGGTTTTGGAATATCTCTCTTCCTGGCCTGGTTGGCTTGCAACGTCTTATGGGACTTCAGGCTCTGCTTTCTCTCATTCCTGTCTCCTTGagcttttctctctccctctctcaaaAAATTAGGCACATGATGATGATATGAACTATTTattaatagattaaaaataCGTTACTTTTATTTCACAACAGGTGAAATCTTCGTTACGACACACGCAGTTACGTACGTACCATGTACCTAATTTTATGTCTGGATTTCAAAACGTTAAAACAATACATACCATGCGTCCTGTTCGGTGTAACGGTACGAGTGAGAGATTTAGGTGGGGGAAAACACGAGCGATGGAAAAGTTTAAGGGTAACCTTTTGTTTGTGACTTATGTtttggtaaaattatatttttagtttttcagtttattttcaattttaaatttggtcctcctataatttaatttataaatttggtcCTCGGTTTTATATATTCCTTCAAAATTGATCCAGAAAGCTCGATTTGAACGTTAACCGTTAATCTTAGATGTTAGGATTCATGTGTTACTTTTCCAAATTGAACAACCCCGAAAGTGGGAGAGAGACAAAGAGTGATTTTTCTCTGGGTTTCAAGTGAGTGAAAAACTTGCGATGGAAAAGAAGTACGAGATTTACATGTCTCTAGCACTAGTGATTAAACCATTCAAAAGACCAATTTTACAGGAACAATTTATAAAGggatttataaatttgaaagactaaatgtgtgaattaaactatagggggaccaaaatcaaaattggagtAGAACTGAAGCACTATAACtataattttaccttaaaaaaatgaagtcttTACAAGGAATCAGTCAGACGTTGACATGTGGCAGTCAATGTCTGaggttaacggtcaacgtcTAAATCGAACTTTCAGGACCAATTTTATAGGGATTTATAAAATTGGAGGaccaaatttgtaaattaaattagatgGGAACCAAATCCGTAATTGAAGATAAAGTGAAGGatcaattttacaattttacccttttgttttctaaagaaaaggaaaaggatggTTTTTCTTTTAGATTCTCTCTATTCATCACTTCTAAGTTCTGACCTTCAGTTATAGTACCTTGAATTCTTCCAATTGAgaattgaacttttttttattaagttaattaattcatcttttttaaaaatcacaaattcatattattattaattattttaatttaactaaaaatttattttcttttaaattcatGACATCTAAACAAAGATAATAACTTATTCTTTGATCTCCTTCATCTATTTAACTTTCCCCCTCTCTTATTCCTTTTACCTTCTTTCCTCTCTTAACTCCAAGCACAAACGGTGAAGGTTTTAATGTTTTTAGGCAAAACTTTAATTTGAGGGTATTTTCATACTTTATTACAtcagttgtttattttttctaatagaATTCACTTAAGCTTTATTTTCatagaaatttattattttgtgttgATAAGAAGTTTCTATTCCtatataattgaaattattagcatatttaaaaatgtatatatcaatatattgtTTTGCATGGGAACTAAAAGTAGCAAAATAAAAAGTGATATTTCTGATTAATTGAACGCTGATATCTTAACCTTAGTTAATGTCTTACTGTGCTCACTTATTGTGCACATGCGCGTCTTTTTTTCATGCATTATAGTTTGCTGGAAATGAAAACGATGTATCAGCTTTTGTCACAATCCGTCtttgtttcatgtattatttgttttaatagtaTTTATTTGGGATGAATGAATGAGTtatctttctcttcccttaacaTCTTGTTGCCATTTTCACGTGTGAACATCAGGAAGTTACCTCAAGACCCATGATTTCTTGCAGCCACTAGAACGGGTAGAAACGAAAGCCAGTGCGAAGGAAGAAGCCACAGATGAAATATCATCGGTGGTTCAAAAGCCACGTTCACCTTCAGTTGAGCACCTCTTACCTGGAGGAATTGGGACTTATAGTATTAGCCACATTTCatatgttaataataataataataataatcaaaggGTTCCAAAACCAGAGACATCATCCCTTTACGGGCGTCAAGCAACTAGTACGGATAGGAATGAAGAAAACTCTAACTGCAGTTCATATACTTCAAGTGGTTTCACTTTGTGGGAAGAGTCGTCGGGGAAGAGGGGAAAGACAGGAAAGGAGAATAATGCGGGCGAGAAACCCTCTCTAGGAGGTAAACCataaattttctctttattgtGTACATTGCATCAGtagtattttgtaaaaattcgccgaaatatttttcaatttataaaaataataaatgaaatttataattttatttatatatattcatataaaattttgatttattcaaacaaacacTTTTCATCTTAATTCAATGAATTTCATAGAtgaatttataacaaatttttgtatgataataatttattgaataaatactTAACTAAATATGCCTTAAATATTAGAGAAAAGAGGTTAtgctataaaattattttatatttttatttaattacaaattattatttatgataaatttattaatttttataaaaaaataatcttaaaaattatacaaataataatttgtgattaaacaataatattttataccaatgtATCGCCACTTTGTTCCACCAATTTCCTACATTGTCATGGAGTTTTCTGTAACTTTTGTTTATACGTGCATGAATCTAAACTTAAATCAAAACAAGGATCAAACAACCACTTTTCCTTCCTTATTTCTCAATATTGAAGTCTATTGGCAATTTATATATGCAAATCATCTCAATTGTTGCATAGAAATTTGATCTCTTCCTAAAAACAAGTAGATGGAGAAAGTCATCTATTTACAATAGGAAATTATAtctgtataattttaaaaaatatatttaataagaagaaaagaaaaaagatgatacCTACAAATATATTTGTACAAacatttgtttatataaaattattaatgtgataaaaaataaaaagtaaaaatagaaaatcttGTATTacatctataaataaatatatatgtctTGCCACAATATATGTGTTGATTCCTTTCAGATTTACACATGTAATAGATTTAGCGTGGCAGTGTGCTGGACTAGTTAGCCAAATTCTATTCATTGTTTGTCAATTGCCAGTATTCAGCAATAAAAAACAGTAgaagtaataataatagtaattacaATATTAATGTTGTCAAATATCAACTGCATAATGTGTCTAACGGTAACAGCGTTTGGCCGCGCTTGATACTGTGACAGAGTCTGCAGCAAAGCTAGGGCAGTGGACAACAACGGAGCGGACGTCACAGTCGTTTTCCAACAATCGTCACGGCAGCTTCAGCTCTCGCTCTTCGTCTCAGTTAGTCTCTCTGCCTCTACTTCGATGTTTATTTGCCTTCCCCCCGCTTAATCTTATTAATCTGAAAGAGGTGTCTTTTAAAGTGGGGTTATTTATATGTTTATGATGGATTTATGGAATTGATTTAACAGGACAACTGGGCTGAAAAACCAGAGTTTTATTGAAATGATGAAGTCTGCAAGGGATAGTGCACAGAATGAAGTGCTAGAAAGCGAGGAAACATTTTTTCTCAAGAAAGAACCCTCCTCGAACACCCAAAGAGGTAAGTTTTAATATTCCCTTCTTGAGAAAGGCTGCAGCATGCCCATGTCTCTTTTATGGaagttttagaatatttttagcTGGCTCAATTAATGTTCATGTTAAATAACTCCTTTTGACCAGTATCATCATAGAGATGTTAACTAGATACACCTTTTTAATATACTTTGtcaaacaatttttaataattctttaattttaaacagcaattatttgtttttaaaacctGATCTATTTAAAGACAACTAGTAGCTagaacaaaattttaagaataaattaataatagtgtattaaaaaatactattagtattttccattatttattattttatctcgtttgtttttttgttttctttacttATCTCTATGCTGTATAAAAATACAAGAAACTCTAAAATACTGTTTAATAcatctttattattaattgaaatttattaaaaatactaatttatgtGTATCTCGgtctttatttaatgaattttacttataattttataatttgcaaTAAACTATAgtaactaaacaaaaacaatgttAGAGAGAGTGTGGTACAGAATTTGTTGTTAAGACTTGTAGAAAGTATTGTTCAAGTACACTTCTCCTTCAAGTTTTTGACTTTCTATGTTACTCCGGTAAATTTGGTTTACAAAGTCAACAAAACGTGTTTTTTCATTATCTTTGGACTACAAAATACCGTTTGGCTAAATTTTCGCAAGAACACGTATGGGACTAATTTGAGAAAGTTTAAACAGGAGTCTCAAACCAAAACAAAGTCGAATTTTGTGGTATTCCGGTGATACTTTGTATCAACTATATTTTTCTCATATCAGAATACTTTTTGTTCCTTTAACTACTATTCTTCCTGTTTGTTGCCATTATTCttgtgtttttatattaatgtaaagAGGGAGTAAGGAGAAAATTTTCAGTGCGATAATCACTTTTTAATTCTAATCTGTTTGAAATTTTCTGACGAGGTTAATTTATGTGATTATTTACAGCAGAACTGCTTGTGAAAGTGGATGGGAAGAGTACTGATCAAAAGCCAAACACACCAAGATCAAAACACTCTGCAACAGAACAGCGGAGAAGGAGCAAAATTAATGACAGGCAAGTATATATCGCCTGCCAAACTGATAAAAGTTTTTCTGGATGCTACAGCAGGCACTCACTAGTTGCAAAGTGTAAACTTGAAATGCAGAGTATAAGGAagtttcctttttacttttttatttatgaactgAATATAAACtaagataaattaaaagaaaaattccttACAATAATTAGGAGTGACTGACGGGTCCTAATGGTTAACTTGTAAAGACACCAAGTATTTTCATATTTGGATACATAATATTATCAAGTTACACAGCCTTACAGGGCTTTTTATGCTTCCATTGCTGCCTCATTTTTGTTTGGGTGGACCAAATTCAAAGATCATGAATCAGGGTTAATATAGTGTTTATTTTAGAGTCTTCTGACTGAACATTTTTGAATTAATCATACAGATTCCAAATGCTAAGAGAGCTTATTCCACACAGTGACCAAAAGAGGGACAAAGCATCTTTTTTATTGGAGGTACATTCATATGAGATGACATAGTTATTATCTTATAAGTTTGTCGTATTGCTCATTAATGCTCAATCTGAACTATTTGTAGGTCAttgaatatattcattttttgcaAGAGAAGGTGCACAAGTATGAAGGTTCATTTCAAGGGTGGAGTAACGAGCCAGAAAGATTGATGCCATGGGTAAATCTCACTTCTTTGTTGGATTCATTCATTAGTATCATATAGCCTGCAGATTTGAATTTagaaatattcataaataattaatgattgcGAACTATCCAAAAacttattttgcattttttttaatatttatattagagAAATAATGACAAGCCAGCAGAAAGTTTTCAACCTCGTGGCACCGATAATGGGTCAAGTCCATCACCAACAATTCCTGGGAGTACCCAGAATGTAGAATCTGGCTTGAGCACAGCAACTACCTCCAAGACAATGGATCATCAGGCTGGAAAAATGAACAAGGCTTTTCCAATTCCTATTCCTTCACAGCTAAATTTCTTCACTCCAACCCAAATCGGTGGTCCAGGTGGAGTAGTGTCTCAGCTCACACATAGATCGGCATCTGATGCTGAGAACACCAAATATCAACCTTCAGTGGAATGTCAGACTATGACTGCTACCAATGAAAAGCTGAAAGAGAAAGAGCTCACTATTGAAGGTGGTGCCATTAGCATATCAAGCGTGTACTCAAAAGGGTGaggatttatattatatttatttcttttctgtATAATAAGAAAACAGCTTGCTCCTTTAGACCATTTCGAAATCGTGTTGGTCTGTTGGACATAAAAAATATGGATTCATTCCCTAGTAAGCATTAATAGGAAGAGAATGTAGATGTGGCATGTGATTATGGGGACATGCTCTTTAATAATAACCTACTTATGTCGCGTCATACTTATCTTGACCCTGGCCTGATGCCGCAGAGTCTTTGGATTTATGTTATGCAACCTATATTTGAACGTATTTAACTTTCTTTCTCTTATTAGGATTTGCAATTCATGATGCTGTATAATAGGGGAACAAGTCCATAATTTCAGTTCGCACCTTAActattatttctttatattaGATCAATTGTCTTATGTTAAGATGCCTTTTAGTGCTGCTCTATTCCATTcaaacaattaattatacaatattAGAAATTAGCCCAAATATTTGCACAACATTTATATGAACCAGGTCAATCTTTGCATTGCATTTGAATTAAGTATGTAAAACTTTGCACTTACTATATTTAGTACCTTTTTGTGATAGTAGAGAACTAGCTAACAGTCTTCTCTTTGAATGCTTGCAAGTGATAAATGGTTTAATTAGAATAGCAACATAGATTTCTAGAAGCATTTTGGTAACACTATATTAAGATAAATGTATTATACTTGGACAGGTTGTTACATACGCTTACACACGCATTGCAGAGTTCAGGGGTGGACTTGTCACAGGCTAGCATCTCAGTGCAAATTGAACTTGGTAAACAAGCAAACATCAGATCAAATGTACCAGTGTCAGTGTGTGGTGCTAAGGTATATTGACACTCGATTTGTAATTTAATGCTAGAATCTAGCTTATTTTCATTATCTAATTTGTTAATCATGTTCCCCTAGGATGGTGCAGTTCCTTCTAACAATCAAAAGATGATGCGCTCTAGAGTTGCTAGCTCTGGGAAGTCTGACCAAGCAGTTAAGAAGCTAAAGACTTGCAGAAGTTAATTCGACCGTTATATTCATTCTTTCTTTATTACAATTCTTACTAATTATTTGgggtaactttttaaaattaatttttggaagGGGTATTTTATGTCTTCTGCTGGCTTTATTATCCAGCGTGGGGGAGATCGACTGTACATTCAGTGTCTTCTTAGTTTGTTGGGATCATTAGGCTCAccccaacaaaataaaatgaattattttagtttctaaatcaTATAAGTATAAAGGCTTCCATACTAATCGAGAAGCTATTTTTTAACCAAGGCTTCTATTCATGTAAAGATTGTAAACTCTCGCTCCGTTATTTGCTGCATATTgtttttcatttggttttggTGGTTTAGTCAATCGTTATGAAATACTAGCATAAACTATAATGATACCTattgtatgtattttttttagaatatttggATAATAGCCAACAGGAGTTGAGTGAATGAGTGGAATGATAGACGAAACTCATTCTTAAAAGGACCAGAGTTTAAAACACTAAAAGAACGCACTATTTAAATGATTTGAATCCCAATAGTGCACTAGTGTTCGAAGGATCGATGTTATTTACCTGTAGGAATATTCTGGTTAAgattaacaaatatattatataataaattagtataattaaattattgaattttatgtaCTATATGTATGAttacaagtaatttttttacttttaccttttgtatttttgtttttttcttatattttaaatttctttaaggCAAGTGAACTGAGTCAACCCATATAATCCACTAACTCACACAGTTAGTTGAGTTGGAttgtgtattattatttttttgctcaAAAAAAGCCAACCAGGTTGGATTAATTCACTTTTTGAGCAATCTTTGGTGAGCTAACATATTATTTGAGTTGATTCTTTTTGACATATCAAGAGGACAATATTCAGTCACATTAATTCGACAATaatccaaaaattcaattttataaagaaaaagtctAAATGTTTGCCTCAATTTGAGAAGGATTAGatacaaaacttaaaaaaaaaaaaaaaacaaccaatCAAGTGGAAGACTGCAACTATTGTTATTAGAGGCTTTttcgttattttttttcttcctcctctTTTGATAGTCGATCACCAGAACACGCATTACACTTGAAGTGGGGAAGGGGTAAACTGAATTACACTATGGTACAGACTTATAGAATAGATCGTATTCAGTATTCAATTAAAGGTCTTAAGGAGAATGGTTAAGCCAATATTTGACCTTTTACAAACTGAGCCAAATTACATCTTTCATCGGAATTAGTTTGTTCTTGtcacatttttactaaataaaaaaaaggtaaagggtcTCATGATATATAATCAATCAACTttcaaataacaataataatattaataataatgtgcCCAAACAAAGGGAATGCCACTTAATCATCACTAAAATCAAAGGAAATTCATATGTTTTCTTCTAATTAATAGTGTGAAATTTACGAAAGGGTTGAAGTAGTACACAGCACCAACCATCACCATCAATATATTGGTACCAAAGCAACATCCATTAAGTTAATATAACCATGTGTGTTATCAAGCCTATTAATATTTGCTACTTAATTATGAAATCCCTACGTACTGCTACTAGCATTAGTGATCACTGACCAGTGACTAAGGTGACATTACTCATTGGttagataataatttatacaattggACCCTTTAGTCCCAGTTGGGGTTTCTTGGATCATTCAATGtatattaaaatagaataaCGAGAAAAGTTCGTGAGTATTTTCTTGGGATCTACTTATATTCAATTTCCCAATGatcttcttgtttttttttccaacactACAAGAATTTAGCTTTAGTTGCTCTCTGTTCAAACTGTGTTTGATTTGACCAAAACAATCCTTCAAAGCACTCAAAGAAGATACTCCATCATCTCTTGTCTTcaagttttatttaattgaatataaatCCTAATTTGGCCGTGACGAATTGGATTCACGGTTTCAGAAAATGCTGGTTTGAAATTGGGTGTCTGCCACTTTTATGCTGTTCACAAAGTAGGAATTGAATATGATGAAATGGATGAAGTATTTATCAGTAGAAAACAACGCACTAATTTTGTGCTATTCGCATATTGCCGACACCTTACACAACGAAAATTACTTGAATTGGTGGCTTTCAATTGTTAATTTGATTGTGTTAAAAGAAATTGATCTGcatgatttaaattattttttaaaaaaattactcttttgattttaagTTGAGCTGCATATGTCTTAGATCCATGGTTCTAAACCGATTTATCACTAGATATTTGGTCCATTTTCTAACGCTATTGAGATATAAATTTATGTGCGAGTACACTTGCCCCTAAGTAAAATAACACCACAATACAAGAGATCCTTATAATTCGACTAACTGCCAATTAGCTCGAGTTTAAAATCTCCCTCGGATCTAAACAACATATGAAACTCACTTTTGAATACCCTAGTTAAAAGTCATCTCTAGACAGTCATCTGAAAGTTTCATGTGACTGGGAAAAAAAGCTATTAAAGAGTATAAAtactattaataaatattttaaaatatgtgatcaaataaaaaaaattaaatgtaatataagtcttttttttttacatatatgacTTTTAGCATGAACAAGTATTCAActccttgcattttttttatggaacattgttaaagataggagaaaaaaggattgaaacaactttttttatatcaaacaaTCAACATTTTGTAAATACAAGTGTTCACCATCAAGGGAGTAGAATATTCTTGGGGCAATAAAATATCCAATAAAATCCCATGATTCAAGCATTAGTGTGGTCACTTGTAAAGATTTCGATATTCAAAATAGTGATACCAGGAAATGACAAGAGTGAGACTGCGAGTTAGAGTGAATGTGTAGTGGTGTCTTTTGTGCTTGCCTTATATCATCCTTAGCGTGAATGCATGAGGAATGCCCTCATTGGGACTCGCTACTTTTAAGTGCTCATtggtaattgttttttttattataatttggtgTTTCGCATATGTATTATTTCTCTTTCAACGCTGAGATCATTCttgaatgaagttgtttattggGGTTGTTTACGCTAAGGTTGTGTATTTAGGTTGTTTATGTTTGAGCCAACGTGTGTGTTTGTTGAATTTAAGTTGATTCAATGAGACTGATGTAATATTCTAGATGAATCATGTTTTAATGAgaggaattaaaaattatataaatatgagaTTGTATAATTTAGGatgatctaaaaaaattaattaatattagtcATATCaataagatatatttatttatttaacttatcatttaataacttgaaataattataagataagtaatatttttattttgtggaaATAATTTGTCACAACTAAGATGCACTTAATATCAATGGCCAGAACAATtatcatcaaatcaaataaaatgttagtgcggaatatgtttttttttactagttgatTTTGAGATTGAATCCAAAATAATATGCTTAAATTTTCCAAATTCTTTTTCATGGGA
This genomic interval from Glycine max cultivar Williams 82 chromosome 5, Glycine_max_v4.0, whole genome shotgun sequence contains the following:
- the LOC100800999 gene encoding transcription factor BIM1 isoform X2; its protein translation is MELPQARPLGTEGRKPTHDFLSLYSNSTAQQDPRPPSQGSYLKTHDFLQPLERVETKASAKEEATDEISSVVQKPRSPSVEHLLPGGIGTYSISHISYVNNNNNNNQRVPKPETSSLYGRQATSTDRNEENSNCSSYTSSGFTLWEESSGKRGKTGKENNAGEKPSLGESAAKLGQWTTTERTSQSFSNNRHGSFSSRSSSQTTGLKNQSFIEMMKSARDSAQNEVLESEETFFLKKEPSSNTQRELLVKVDGKSTDQKPNTPRSKHSATEQRRRSKINDRFQMLRELIPHSDQKRDKASFLLEVIEYIHFLQEKVHKYEGSFQGWSNEPERLMPWRNNDKPAESFQPRGTDNGSSPSPTIPGSTQNVESGLSTATTSKTMDHQAGKMNKAFPIPIPSQLNFFTPTQIGGPGGVVSQLTHRSASDAENTKYQPSVECQTMTATNEKLKEKELTIEGGAISISSVYSKGLLHTLTHALQSSGVDLSQASISVQIELGKQANIRSNVPVSVCGAKDGAVPSNNQKMMRSRVASSGKSDQAVKKLKTCRS
- the LOC100800999 gene encoding transcription factor BIM1 isoform X1 — protein: MELPQARPLGTEGRKPTHDFLSLYSNSTAQQDPRPPSQGSYLKTHDFLQPLERVETKASAKEEATDEISSVVQKPRSPSVEHLLPGGIGTYSISHISYVNNNNNNNQRVPKPETSSLYGRQATSTDRNEENSNCSSYTSSGFTLWEESSGKRGKTGKENNAGEKPSLGESAAKLGQWTTTERTSQSFSNNRHGSFSSRSSSQTTGLKNQSFIEMMKSARDSAQNEVLESEETFFLKKEPSSNTQRAELLVKVDGKSTDQKPNTPRSKHSATEQRRRSKINDRFQMLRELIPHSDQKRDKASFLLEVIEYIHFLQEKVHKYEGSFQGWSNEPERLMPWRNNDKPAESFQPRGTDNGSSPSPTIPGSTQNVESGLSTATTSKTMDHQAGKMNKAFPIPIPSQLNFFTPTQIGGPGGVVSQLTHRSASDAENTKYQPSVECQTMTATNEKLKEKELTIEGGAISISSVYSKGLLHTLTHALQSSGVDLSQASISVQIELGKQANIRSNVPVSVCGAKDGAVPSNNQKMMRSRVASSGKSDQAVKKLKTCRS